A region from the Janthinobacterium agaricidamnosum genome encodes:
- the cydD gene encoding thiol reductant ABC exporter subunit CydD, giving the protein MTTSPLSLPRFILPRAASLAQGGAALLWLPQAALLAWAVQAMLDGAPWRAALLPAAGVLLLGMLRAGCEAWGARRMYAAARAHLSTLRGQVAQALARRSPLDRQRAQSGQAASVIAEQAEAIVPYLVRYKPARWKVMLVPLVILAVVTPLSWIAALILLIAAPLIPVFMALVGMGAQAASRAQMVEMGSMNAFLLDRLRGLATLRALDAVDATVARLDASSQSVRRRTMVVLRIAFLSSAVLELFSALGVAMVAAFIGFSLLGSLDFGTWGRELSLGQGLFILLLAPAFFEPLRELAAVWHDKAAGEAGLAGLHDLAAEGVPLPGFGAEVAAVSAAAMAVAPPPAIDIHQLRFAHPGEAPVFDGLDLSVRAGEHVALLGASGAGKTTLLSLLAGLLPAGGGDIRIGGVRLNDGTVNTVRQRMAWMGQRPHVFAASVSQNVTLGRAGANAAHVTQALHLADLASVAQAQPAVMLSDGGQGLSGGEAVRLALARVALHPHADLLLVDEPTAHLDSETAARVTDALLALAKGKTMLVATHDPVLAGRLQRTVQVDAQAHAQTQKAEARA; this is encoded by the coding sequence ATGACGACCTCGCCACTGTCCTTGCCCCGCTTTATTCTTCCCCGTGCCGCCAGTCTGGCGCAAGGCGGCGCCGCCTTGCTGTGGCTGCCGCAAGCGGCCTTGCTGGCCTGGGCCGTCCAAGCCATGCTCGATGGCGCGCCGTGGCGCGCGGCCCTGTTGCCGGCCGCCGGCGTGCTGCTGCTGGGCATGCTGCGCGCCGGCTGCGAAGCGTGGGGCGCGCGGCGCATGTATGCGGCCGCGCGCGCGCACCTGTCCACCTTGCGCGGGCAAGTGGCGCAGGCGCTGGCGCGCCGTTCGCCGCTGGACCGCCAGCGCGCCCAGTCAGGCCAGGCGGCCAGCGTCATCGCCGAGCAGGCCGAAGCCATCGTGCCGTATCTGGTGCGCTACAAGCCGGCGCGCTGGAAAGTCATGCTCGTGCCGCTCGTGATCCTCGCCGTGGTGACGCCGCTGTCGTGGATCGCCGCCTTGATCCTGCTCATCGCCGCGCCCCTGATTCCCGTCTTCATGGCCCTCGTGGGCATGGGCGCGCAGGCGGCCAGCCGCGCGCAGATGGTGGAAATGGGCAGCATGAACGCCTTTCTGCTGGACCGCCTGCGCGGCCTGGCCACCTTGCGCGCGCTCGATGCCGTCGATGCCACGGTCGCGCGGCTGGACGCCTCGTCGCAATCCGTGCGCCGGCGCACGATGGTGGTGCTGCGCATCGCCTTTTTGTCGTCCGCCGTGCTGGAACTGTTTTCCGCGCTGGGCGTGGCCATGGTGGCCGCCTTCATCGGCTTCTCGCTGCTGGGCAGCCTCGATTTCGGCACCTGGGGCCGCGAACTGAGCCTGGGGCAGGGCTTGTTCATCCTGCTGCTGGCGCCCGCGTTCTTCGAGCCGCTGCGCGAGCTGGCCGCCGTCTGGCACGACAAGGCGGCCGGCGAGGCGGGCCTGGCCGGACTGCACGATCTGGCCGCCGAGGGCGTGCCTTTGCCGGGCTTTGGTGCGGAAGTTGCCGCCGTCTCCGCCGCCGCCATGGCGGTGGCGCCGCCGCCTGCCATTGACATCCATCAACTGCGCTTTGCCCATCCCGGCGAAGCGCCCGTGTTCGACGGCTTGGACTTGAGCGTGCGCGCCGGCGAACACGTGGCCCTGCTGGGCGCCAGCGGCGCCGGCAAGACCACCTTGCTGTCCCTGCTGGCCGGCTTGCTGCCCGCCGGCGGCGGCGACATCCGCATCGGCGGCGTGCGCCTGAATGACGGTACCGTCAATACCGTGCGCCAGCGCATGGCCTGGATGGGCCAGCGTCCGCACGTGTTTGCCGCGTCCGTCAGCCAGAACGTGACACTGGGCCGGGCAGGTGCGAACGCCGCGCACGTGACGCAGGCGCTGCACTTGGCCGACCTGGCCAGCGTGGCGCAGGCGCAGCCGGCCGTCATGCTCAGCGATGGCGGCCAGGGCTTGTCCGGCGGCGAAGCCGTGCGCCTGGCCCTGGCCCGCGTGGCCCTGCATCCGCATGCGGACTTGCTGCTGGTCGATGAACCGACGGCCCACCTGGACAGCGAAACGGCGGCGCGCGTCACGGACGCCTTGCTGGCCCTGGCAAAAGGCAAGACCATGCTTGTCGCCACGCACGACCCCGTGCTGGCTGGCCGGTTGCAGCGCACGGTGCAAGTTGATGCCCAGGCGCATGCGCAGACGCAGAAGGCAGAGGCGCGCGCATGA